The following DNA comes from cyanobiont of Ornithocercus magnificus.
GACCTTGGCGACCATTTAAGTGAGGAGGAAAAACATGAATTCCTTGGTGTTGCTAATGCCGAGACTGATCGACTCACAAGATTAGTAAATGATGTTCTTGACCTTTCAAGACTTGAGTCAGAGCAAACTATGCAGTTCAAGCCGATGTGCTTGCGACCAGCTATGGAGCAGACATTACGCAATTACCGACTCAACGCTGAAGAAAAACAAGTTTACCTGGAACTTGATGTAGAGGAAGCTACACCAGAGATCATTGGGAACTGGGATCTACTACTACAAGTCTTAGACAACCTAGTCGGAAATGCCTTAAAATTTAGCAGACCAGGTAGCATCTTAATGCTAAGAGCTTATACTTGGCCAGATATCTGTCCGATGTCAGATAGTCTACCGTTGGTAACAACTGAGGCAGCGCCCTACTGCACCTTGATTACACCACTACCTAGACTGCGTGTGGAGGTAGCTGATAGTGGTTGTGGTATTAGTGTGGAAGATCAGCAAAGAATTTTTGACCGTTTTTACCGAGTTGAGAATGCAGTGCACACAGAGGTAGGAACAGGATTGGGGCTATCAATCGTACGAGGTATTCTTGAAAAACATGGTAGCCGAATCAACTTGGCTAGTGAGCTTGGGGTAGGCACTACCTTCTGGTTTGATTTACCTCTTGGTCAATCGGATTTTGAAGAGATGCAGGTTCAGGCAGAGCTTCAGGAGAACTTATCTTTAAAGAACCAATCAATCATCTGAGGCAAAGCCTCGCACAATCCTTGACAGTTCACTACGCTCGTCGTTGGTGACACGGTGTGGCACGCCGCTGATAATTCTTTCAAAGTTGGAGAAAGAGTCCCTAACTTGCGGACCGTTACCTGTTATCACGAATTCGCGAATTCCCTTATCATGCCAAGAACCACGCATCTTGAAAACATTGAGTGCTCGGGCCATTGCACCACGAATCTCAACATACTGTAATAGTAGGATTGTATCAGTGATTGTAGAAATGTGAGAGTCAGTGATTGAGTGACTTCCCATGAATTCCTCAGCGGTGTTAGTAAAGAAGCCAGCAATTTCTTCTTGCTTGGCAAAGCCTGTTACACCTATGACAAACTGCCTGAAAGCATTGCGGCTAACGCCACGTGCGAGAGCAGAAAGAGAGTCGATTGCCATCCGAGATGGTTTGAACTGGCTGATCTCAGTTTTAATGATCTGCAGGTGATCCTCAAGCCCAGTAGACTCAGGATACGCACAGATAATTTTGAGAAGTGTGTCCTGTTCCATTTGCTCGAAATCAATGCCCCAGCTAGTTGCATTGCGCAGAAGTTGGGCCCGGGATTCCTCATAAGCGAACAAGATAGCACGCTCCTTGTTACGACAGGCATCTTCAATAAACTTAGAAACTAGCAGAGTCTTACCAGTTCCAGTAGCACCAGTGGCCAAGATAATTGAGTCTTTGAAGAAGCCACCACCACACATCTCGTCGAGGTGGGGAACACCAGAACTAACCCGCACATTTGATGACCTTTGTGTAAGGCGCATGGCTCCCAGCGGAAAGATATTAATACCATGGGTACCCATTGTAAAAGGGAATTCACCTTTCATATGTGTCGTACCACGAAGCTTGAGAATTTCGACTGTTCGGCGGCGACGTTCCCCTTCCAGCACGTTGCGAAGAATAACTACGTTATCAGAGACAAATTCTTCGACGCCATAGCGTGCAATTGGGCCGTATTCATCGATACGTTCAGTAGTCATTACCGTGGTAACACCAATTTCTTTAAGACGCGCGATAAGTCGAAAAATCTCGCGGCGAAGGACAGAGACGGCATCATACTGCTGAAACACAGCTGTAATCGAGTCAATTGCAACGCGCTTCGCTTTGTACTTGCGGATGGCGTAGTTTATGCGCTCAATCAGTCCAGACAGATCAAAACTGCCAGCAACATCCTGTCCGTCAGGATCCGGAGATGCATC
Coding sequences within:
- a CDS encoding circadian clock protein KaiC codes for the protein MPIPSPSAPPQMQVQKLPTGIEGFDDICQGGLPVGRSTLISGTSGTGKTVFSLHFLHNGIAHFDEPGIFITFEESPLDILRNAASFGWNLQELVEQDKLFILDASPDPDGQDVAGSFDLSGLIERINYAIRKYKAKRVAIDSITAVFQQYDAVSVLRREIFRLIARLKEIGVTTVMTTERIDEYGPIARYGVEEFVSDNVVILRNVLEGERRRRTVEILKLRGTTHMKGEFPFTMGTHGINIFPLGAMRLTQRSSNVRVSSGVPHLDEMCGGGFFKDSIILATGATGTGKTLLVSKFIEDACRNKERAILFAYEESRAQLLRNATSWGIDFEQMEQDTLLKIICAYPESTGLEDHLQIIKTEISQFKPSRMAIDSLSALARGVSRNAFRQFVIGVTGFAKQEEIAGFFTNTAEEFMGSHSITDSHISTITDTILLLQYVEIRGAMARALNVFKMRGSWHDKGIREFVITGNGPQVRDSFSNFERIISGVPHRVTNDERSELSRIVRGFASDD